From the genome of Armatimonadota bacterium, one region includes:
- a CDS encoding histidinol-phosphate aminotransferase family protein, with product MTTTGAPSKMPDRGVACVRPEIRNLHAYGLVTQAVPAGKPVRLHQNEAPDDWPEDLKREIANRLATLPWHRYPAARADAVCAALGRMQGTPPEMVAATAGSNEALGAAFAAFAAGGTVVMTSPTYSMAAILAVASGARVAQVPLGPGFELDAGAVLRAARAHRAGAIYLASPNNPTGNALAPDAVAAVMDDAPCAVVLDEAYWEFAKTSWLESVHAHPHLLVVRTFSKALAGAGLRVGWITAQAPLVAELLKVLPPYNVNVFAQVAVPVLAARRDVAASRVRAIVAERDRIGRALLAMGARVYPSETNFLLFEPGRPPGEVHRGLAGLGILVRDVSAAPGLAACLRVSIGTRADNDRFLGALADVLKGGP from the coding sequence ATGACGACCACCGGCGCTCCGTCCAAGATGCCCGACCGGGGCGTGGCCTGCGTGCGTCCCGAGATCCGGAACTTGCACGCCTACGGCCTGGTCACCCAAGCGGTCCCTGCCGGGAAGCCGGTGCGCCTGCACCAGAACGAGGCGCCCGATGACTGGCCCGAGGACCTCAAGCGCGAGATCGCCAACCGCCTGGCGACCCTTCCCTGGCACCGGTATCCGGCTGCGAGGGCCGATGCGGTCTGCGCCGCCCTGGGCCGGATGCAGGGCACACCGCCGGAGATGGTCGCGGCCACCGCAGGATCCAACGAGGCGTTGGGGGCAGCATTCGCCGCGTTCGCCGCGGGTGGCACGGTGGTGATGACGTCACCGACCTACTCGATGGCCGCGATCCTGGCGGTTGCCTCCGGCGCGCGCGTGGCCCAGGTGCCACTGGGACCGGGGTTCGAGCTCGACGCCGGCGCCGTGCTGCGGGCCGCGCGTGCCCACCGCGCCGGGGCGATCTACCTGGCCTCGCCCAACAACCCAACCGGCAACGCGCTGGCCCCGGACGCGGTCGCCGCGGTGATGGACGACGCGCCCTGCGCGGTCGTGCTTGACGAGGCGTACTGGGAGTTCGCGAAGACCTCCTGGCTTGAGTCCGTGCATGCCCACCCACACCTGTTGGTAGTGCGGACCTTCAGCAAGGCGTTGGCCGGGGCCGGGCTGCGCGTGGGGTGGATCACGGCTCAGGCGCCGCTGGTCGCGGAGCTACTCAAAGTGCTGCCGCCGTACAACGTCAACGTCTTTGCTCAGGTGGCGGTGCCAGTCCTCGCCGCGCGCCGCGACGTAGCCGCGTCGCGAGTGCGGGCGATTGTCGCCGAGCGTGATCGAATCGGTCGCGCCCTGTTGGCGATGGGCGCCCGCGTCTATCCAAGCGAGACCAACTTCCTGCTGTTCGAGCCCGGGCGACCGCCGGGGGAGGTCCACCGCGGACTGGCCGGGCTCGGGATCCTGGTGCGCGACGTCTCGGCGGCCCCGGGCTTGGCCGCGTGCCTGCGCGTCTCCATCGGGACGCGCGCCGACAACGACCGGTTTCTGGGAGCGCTGGCCGACGTGCTGAAGGGGGGACCATGA
- the hisD gene encoding histidinol dehydrogenase has protein sequence MSSPFRPTVTHLRSLPPDERRRRLRRSAAAVFGAEMRAYACRVLEDVVAGGDDAVALYTARWDGVDLAPAGFVVGSAEIEAARDAVSGTLLEALEVAIGRVRRFNEWLLPPEMTTVQLEDGITTGIQYRPCHSAGLYVPSGKGSFPSMMIAMGTPAVVAGVERIAVVLPPRPDGSVDPAVLAAADLLGIRQIFRCNGAAGVAALAVGTGTIPRTQLVGGPGSPVIAAVQQASAVFGATPLVALGPSEAIVLADATADPASVVVDLLTEAEHGADSAVMLVATDAGLANAVAGLLPQYLDRLPEPRRSYALTALTDLGGLFLAADLDEALAWINSYAPEHLQLAVADPLAVAGRVRHAGEILLGQCTPFAAANYAIGTPAALPTGGAALAASGITVLSFLKATAIAGLTLDGLRAVAPVASRLGWYEGFPAHVQAITHREPHLA, from the coding sequence GTGTCTAGCCCATTCCGCCCGACCGTGACACACCTGCGCAGCCTGCCGCCGGACGAGCGCCGGCGGCGCCTGCGCCGCTCTGCGGCTGCGGTCTTCGGCGCGGAGATGCGCGCCTATGCCTGCCGCGTTCTCGAGGACGTGGTTGCCGGCGGCGACGATGCCGTTGCCCTGTACACGGCTCGCTGGGACGGCGTGGACCTGGCGCCCGCTGGGTTTGTCGTTGGCAGCGCGGAGATCGAAGCCGCCCGCGACGCGGTGAGCGGTACCCTCCTGGAGGCGCTGGAGGTCGCGATCGGCCGCGTGCGGCGCTTCAACGAGTGGCTTCTGCCGCCTGAGATGACGACCGTGCAGCTCGAGGATGGGATTACGACCGGCATCCAGTACCGGCCGTGCCACTCCGCCGGGCTCTACGTTCCGTCGGGAAAGGGCAGCTTCCCGTCTATGATGATTGCCATGGGGACACCAGCGGTTGTGGCCGGCGTCGAGCGGATCGCCGTTGTGCTACCTCCCCGGCCGGATGGGAGCGTCGATCCGGCCGTGTTGGCAGCGGCCGATCTTCTTGGGATCCGGCAGATCTTTCGTTGCAACGGTGCCGCCGGGGTCGCGGCGCTGGCCGTGGGGACCGGGACGATCCCCCGGACCCAACTGGTGGGCGGGCCGGGTAGCCCGGTGATCGCCGCGGTGCAGCAGGCCTCTGCCGTCTTTGGGGCGACGCCGCTGGTCGCGCTCGGACCCAGCGAGGCGATCGTACTAGCGGATGCCACTGCCGATCCTGCCTCGGTGGTGGTGGACCTGCTCACCGAGGCGGAACACGGCGCGGACTCCGCGGTCATGCTGGTAGCCACGGACGCCGGCCTGGCCAACGCGGTTGCCGGCCTACTGCCTCAGTACCTGGACCGGCTGCCCGAGCCCCGACGCTCTTACGCTCTGACAGCGCTTACCGATCTTGGCGGGCTGTTCCTGGCCGCAGACCTCGACGAGGCGCTCGCCTGGATCAACTCCTATGCTCCGGAGCACCTGCAGCTCGCCGTTGCCGATCCGCTCGCCGTCGCCGGACGCGTGCGCCATGCCGGAGAGATTTTGCTTGGGCAGTGCACGCCGTTTGCCGCGGCCAACTACGCCATCGGCACCCCGGCCGCCCTGCCGACCGGGGGCGCGGCCCTGGCGGCTTCAGGGATAACGGTGCTGTCGTTCCTGAAGGCCACCGCGATCGCCGGCCTGACGCTCGACGGCCTGCGCGCGGTCGCGCCGGTTGCATCGCGCCTGGGCTGGTACGAGGGGTTTCCCGCTCATGTGCAGGCGATCACGCACCGGGAGCCGCACCTCGCATGA
- a CDS encoding ATP phosphoribosyltransferase produces MKALALAVPTGRLRDGAERLLRTVGLLPDGLAADRRLLVETSGGARILSVKPADVLTYVEQGAADAGIVGRDMILEQARDVYELLDLGFGGCRAVVALPAARAAGLWQPGRVVRIATQYPRLTARYFEAAGRPVEVVVVSGTVELAPLVGLADGVVDLVVTGRTLRDNHLVEVAEIARSTARLVVNRSSLSRSPRVADLVERVRAHLAEGEPSVRV; encoded by the coding sequence GTGAAGGCCCTCGCCCTCGCCGTACCGACCGGCCGGCTTCGGGACGGGGCGGAGCGGCTGCTTCGGACGGTCGGTCTGCTGCCAGATGGGCTCGCGGCGGACCGGCGGTTGCTGGTGGAGACCTCTGGCGGCGCGCGGATCCTTTCGGTTAAGCCGGCCGATGTGTTGACCTATGTGGAGCAGGGCGCCGCGGACGCGGGCATCGTTGGCCGCGACATGATCCTGGAGCAGGCTCGTGATGTCTACGAACTTCTCGACCTGGGATTCGGTGGCTGCCGGGCGGTGGTGGCGCTGCCGGCGGCGCGCGCCGCGGGCCTGTGGCAACCGGGACGCGTGGTGCGCATCGCCACGCAGTACCCGCGCCTCACCGCGCGCTACTTCGAGGCCGCGGGCCGGCCGGTGGAGGTCGTCGTCGTTTCCGGTACGGTCGAGCTGGCGCCGCTTGTGGGACTGGCCGACGGAGTCGTGGACCTGGTCGTGACCGGGCGAACGCTGCGGGACAACCATCTCGTGGAGGTCGCGGAGATCGCGCGGTCTACCGCCCGCCTGGTCGTGAACCGCAGCAGCCTCAGCCGCTCGCCACGGGTTGCGGATCTGGTCGAGCGCGTGCGGGCCCACCTGGCAGAGGGGGAGCCGTCTGTTCGTGTCTAG
- the hisZ gene encoding ATP phosphoribosyltransferase regulatory subunit, which produces MRDQSAAEVANRRRLEGRLLALFARWGYVEVATPTLEFYETFLRGAGPGIGDRLLKLVDNGGEVLAMRLEMTVPLARLAATRLLPAGRVPVRLSYVAPVFRGQERGSGRQREFIQAGVELIGAAGPRADAEVIALAAEALKVAGVAGAVIGVGHTGFLRGVMSTLPEAAVDVTRDLLYRKAFADLDATALPGQARELLRVLPTLRGAGALGRAAGLVTNGEGRAALEALGRILEAVEVHAPEVQVEVDLGLIRDFDYYSGVVFEAHGPHSGLPLLGGGRYDDLLAGFGHPAPATGFALGVERILEVAAEADGCAAPIVVAYAGDCYSKAVAVAARLREAGMPTVVDPVGNAPAAEEALCIAVVAGRGLRVLCGSREEEATGETVVEAVRAVMAARP; this is translated from the coding sequence ATGCGCGATCAGTCCGCCGCGGAGGTCGCCAACCGCCGGCGGCTGGAAGGGCGGTTGCTCGCCCTCTTCGCGCGGTGGGGCTATGTCGAGGTCGCCACTCCGACGCTCGAGTTCTACGAGACTTTCCTGCGGGGGGCCGGGCCAGGGATCGGAGACCGGCTGCTCAAGCTGGTGGACAACGGGGGTGAGGTGCTGGCGATGCGGCTGGAGATGACCGTGCCGCTGGCGCGGCTCGCGGCCACCCGGCTGCTCCCGGCAGGCCGGGTCCCGGTGCGGCTGTCCTATGTGGCGCCGGTGTTTCGCGGGCAGGAGCGCGGGTCAGGCCGCCAGAGGGAGTTCATCCAGGCCGGGGTGGAATTGATCGGCGCCGCCGGGCCGCGCGCCGACGCCGAGGTAATCGCCCTCGCCGCCGAGGCGTTGAAGGTTGCTGGCGTTGCGGGCGCGGTCATTGGCGTGGGGCACACGGGATTCCTCCGCGGGGTGATGAGCACCTTGCCCGAAGCGGCGGTTGATGTCACGCGCGACCTGCTCTACCGCAAGGCCTTCGCGGACCTGGACGCGACGGCGTTGCCAGGCCAGGCCCGCGAGCTGCTGCGCGTGCTGCCGACGCTGCGCGGCGCGGGCGCGTTGGGGCGGGCGGCGGGGCTGGTCACGAACGGAGAGGGTCGTGCGGCGCTGGAGGCGCTCGGTAGGATACTCGAGGCGGTGGAGGTCCACGCGCCGGAGGTCCAGGTAGAGGTGGACCTGGGTCTGATCCGGGACTTCGACTACTACAGCGGCGTAGTGTTTGAGGCCCATGGTCCTCACTCCGGCCTGCCGCTCCTCGGGGGCGGGCGATACGATGACCTGCTGGCCGGCTTTGGGCATCCCGCCCCGGCGACGGGGTTCGCCCTGGGCGTCGAGCGGATCCTCGAGGTCGCGGCGGAGGCCGACGGCTGCGCCGCTCCCATCGTCGTCGCCTACGCGGGGGACTGTTACTCGAAGGCCGTTGCGGTGGCGGCCCGGCTTCGTGAAGCGGGCATGCCGACCGTCGTGGACCCGGTAGGAAACGCTCCTGCTGCGGAAGAGGCGCTCTGCATCGCTGTTGTGGCCGGTAGGGGCCTACGCGTGCTCTGCGGGAGCCGCGAGGAGGAGGCCACGGGTGAGACGGTTGTCGAGGCCGTCCGCGCGGTCATGGCGGCACGGCCGTGA
- a CDS encoding helix-turn-helix domain-containing protein, translating to MGRRRAPTVHPRLRDTLADQLCRAVLTLRTSEEGYRFLEDLCTVSEIRAMASRLEVARLLAAGHTYDEIVRRTGASSATISRVRRFLEYGADGYRIVLERLGRTGRA from the coding sequence ATGGGCCGCCGCCGTGCACCTACCGTGCATCCCCGGCTGCGCGATACGCTGGCCGACCAGCTCTGCCGCGCCGTGCTCACGCTGCGCACGTCGGAGGAGGGCTACCGCTTCCTCGAGGACCTCTGCACCGTGTCAGAGATCAGGGCGATGGCGTCCCGCTTGGAGGTGGCCCGCCTCCTGGCGGCCGGGCATACCTACGACGAGATCGTCCGGCGCACCGGCGCCAGCAGCGCGACGATCAGCCGGGTGCGCCGTTTCCTCGAATACGGCGCCGACGGCTACCGTATTGTCCTCGAGCGTCTCGGCCGGACCGGTCGCGCTTGA
- a CDS encoding glutamine--tRNA ligase/YqeY domain fusion protein: MSSQSGTPARERRVSPNFITEIIDGDLGQGRVAEVITRFPPEPNGYLHIGHAKSICLNFGLALDYGGECNLRFDDTNPETEDIEYVEAIKRDVQWMGFRWTRELYASDYFERLHEMAVQLIRDGAAYVDSLSDEEIGAYRGTVNEPGRPSPYRDRSVAENLLLFERMRQGEFPDGAHVLRAKIDLSSPNMKMRDPVLYRIVHAAHYRRGRTWCIYPLYDFAHPLSDALEGISHSICTLEFENNRAIYDWLLENLRGKCGLPELHRPHQYEFARLNLDYTVLSKRKLIRLVEAGHVKGWDDPRMPTISGLRRRGVTASAIREFANRIGVAKANSRVDVAIFESAVRDDLNYEAPRVLAVSRPLKVTITNFPAGEVRYLDAPYWPHDVPREGSRKVPFSRDLYIERDDFMEDPPKGFHRLVPGGVVRLRHAYVLRCEEVLRDASGGIAELRCTYDPDTLGRQPGGSRVRGTIHWVSVPHAVRIEVRLYDRLFRVPDPEAAGGEFAEHLNPESLTVAHGYIEPSVLTDPADTRYQFERLGYFWQDPVDSGPGHMVFNRIVALRDSWAKARERLGAGQGRSG, from the coding sequence ATGAGCAGCCAATCTGGCACGCCTGCCAGAGAGCGGCGCGTCAGCCCCAACTTCATCACGGAGATCATTGACGGTGATCTCGGGCAGGGACGCGTCGCAGAGGTCATCACCCGGTTCCCGCCCGAGCCCAACGGCTATCTCCACATCGGGCACGCGAAGTCGATCTGCCTCAACTTCGGGCTCGCGCTGGACTACGGCGGCGAGTGCAACCTGCGCTTCGACGACACCAACCCCGAGACCGAGGACATCGAGTACGTCGAGGCGATCAAGCGCGATGTGCAGTGGATGGGCTTCCGGTGGACGAGGGAGCTCTACGCCTCGGACTACTTCGAGCGCCTCCACGAGATGGCGGTGCAGCTCATCCGGGATGGCGCGGCCTACGTGGACAGCCTGAGCGACGAGGAGATCGGCGCATACCGGGGCACCGTGAACGAGCCCGGCAGGCCGAGCCCCTACCGCGATCGAAGCGTGGCGGAGAACCTGCTTCTCTTCGAGCGCATGCGCCAAGGTGAGTTTCCAGATGGGGCGCACGTGCTGAGGGCCAAGATCGACCTTTCTAGCCCGAACATGAAGATGCGCGATCCCGTACTCTACCGCATCGTCCACGCCGCGCACTACCGCAGGGGGCGGACGTGGTGCATATACCCCCTCTATGACTTCGCGCACCCGCTCTCAGACGCCCTGGAGGGCATCTCGCACAGCATCTGCACGCTCGAGTTCGAGAACAACCGCGCGATCTACGACTGGCTCCTGGAGAACCTCCGGGGCAAGTGTGGCCTGCCCGAGCTGCACCGCCCGCACCAGTACGAGTTCGCCCGGCTCAACCTGGACTACACTGTGCTCTCGAAGCGTAAGCTGATACGGCTGGTGGAAGCAGGGCACGTGAAGGGGTGGGACGACCCGCGCATGCCCACGATCTCGGGGCTGCGGCGGCGGGGGGTCACCGCATCCGCGATCCGGGAGTTCGCCAACCGAATCGGCGTGGCCAAGGCGAACAGCCGCGTGGACGTCGCGATCTTCGAGTCGGCCGTGCGCGACGACCTCAACTACGAGGCGCCGCGTGTGCTCGCGGTCTCGAGACCCCTCAAGGTCACGATCACCAACTTCCCGGCAGGGGAGGTCCGATACCTCGATGCTCCCTACTGGCCGCACGACGTCCCAAGAGAGGGATCGAGGAAGGTGCCGTTCTCGAGAGACCTCTACATCGAGCGCGACGACTTCATGGAAGATCCGCCCAAGGGGTTCCACCGGCTGGTCCCAGGCGGCGTGGTGCGCCTGCGGCATGCCTATGTGCTACGGTGCGAGGAGGTACTGCGCGACGCCTCCGGCGGGATTGCCGAGCTTCGGTGCACATACGACCCTGACACATTGGGCAGGCAACCCGGGGGCAGCCGGGTTCGCGGCACCATTCACTGGGTGTCGGTACCGCACGCGGTGAGGATCGAGGTGCGCCTGTACGATCGGCTGTTCCGCGTGCCTGACCCCGAGGCGGCCGGGGGCGAGTTTGCGGAGCATCTGAACCCCGAATCGCTGACCGTTGCCCACGGCTACATCGAGCCCAGCGTCCTGACAGACCCCGCAGACACGCGGTATCAGTTCGAGCGTCTGGGCTACTTCTGGCAGGACCCGGTCGACTCCGGACCCGGGCACATGGTCTTCAACCGCATCGTGGCGCTGCGCGACTCCTGGGCGAAGGCAAGGGAGAGGCTCGGGGCAGGACAAGGGCGCTCGGGCTAG
- a CDS encoding glutamate--tRNA ligase, with translation MPQVRTRYAPSPTGYLHMGGAWMAFFNWLHARHCGGQFILRVEDTDRTRSTQEYENSIFEDFDWLGIKWDEGPDMGGPFGPYRQTERGGIYARYAQELLDRGAAYPCYCSTDELEAERQQAAASGRSHRYSGRCRDRSSADRAVLEAAGVRPSLRLRVTGGHDPIVVDDLVRGRVVFEPEHLDDYIIVRSDGTPLYNFANVVDDHLMQITHVIRGSEHLSNTPKQLVMYRALGWTPPAVAHLPTILGADRKKLSKRHGDTAVREYRGQGFLPEAILNFFALMAWHPGAEREVYALEELIGGFRLEDVGRASPIFDLDKLTWLNGVYMRGLLESDRGRVVGMCARILEREGLLAGEMTPAQRRYLERVIEVVGDRLKTGGDVMVYGDFFFRDPVYDPEAASRHLQPASATLLEALAAGLEGLEAFDRGAIEAVLRRVCADAGVEARALVHPARVALTGKTAGPGLFELMEVLGAERVLERLRRAAALAAGDGRAGV, from the coding sequence ATGCCCCAGGTCCGCACGCGCTACGCGCCATCGCCCACCGGGTACCTGCACATGGGCGGGGCCTGGATGGCCTTCTTCAACTGGCTGCACGCCCGCCACTGCGGCGGGCAGTTCATCCTGAGGGTGGAGGATACCGACCGTACGCGCTCTACCCAGGAGTACGAGAACTCGATCTTCGAGGACTTCGACTGGTTGGGAATCAAGTGGGACGAGGGGCCTGATATGGGCGGGCCTTTCGGTCCCTACCGGCAGACCGAGCGCGGCGGCATCTACGCGCGCTACGCGCAGGAGCTGCTCGACCGCGGAGCGGCCTACCCATGCTACTGCTCCACCGATGAGCTTGAGGCCGAGCGTCAGCAGGCGGCCGCATCCGGGCGGTCGCACCGCTACTCGGGCCGCTGCCGCGATCGCAGCAGCGCGGACCGCGCGGTCCTGGAGGCCGCCGGGGTGCGCCCCTCGCTCCGACTGCGTGTGACCGGAGGTCACGACCCCATCGTTGTGGACGACCTGGTGCGCGGCCGAGTGGTCTTTGAGCCGGAGCACCTGGACGACTACATCATCGTCCGATCGGACGGCACGCCGTTGTACAACTTCGCCAACGTGGTGGACGATCACCTGATGCAGATCACGCACGTGATCAGAGGTAGCGAGCATCTCTCGAACACGCCCAAACAGCTCGTCATGTATCGGGCGCTCGGCTGGACGCCGCCCGCCGTGGCCCATCTGCCCACTATCCTGGGCGCGGACCGCAAGAAGCTCAGCAAGCGCCACGGCGACACCGCCGTACGCGAGTACCGTGGCCAGGGCTTCCTGCCCGAGGCGATCCTTAACTTCTTCGCGCTCATGGCCTGGCATCCCGGGGCCGAGCGCGAGGTGTACGCACTGGAAGAGCTGATTGGGGGATTCCGCCTTGAGGATGTCGGCCGCGCGTCGCCGATCTTCGATCTCGACAAGCTCACCTGGCTGAACGGGGTGTACATGCGGGGGCTCCTCGAGAGCGACCGAGGGCGCGTCGTGGGGATGTGCGCCCGCATTTTGGAGCGGGAAGGGCTGCTTGCGGGGGAGATGACACCGGCGCAGCGGCGATACCTGGAGCGGGTGATCGAGGTGGTGGGGGACCGCCTGAAGACCGGCGGCGACGTCATGGTCTACGGCGACTTCTTCTTCCGCGACCCCGTATACGATCCCGAGGCCGCGTCACGGCACCTGCAACCCGCTTCGGCCACGCTCCTTGAGGCGCTGGCAGCGGGGTTGGAAGGTCTGGAAGCGTTTGACCGCGGGGCGATCGAGGCGGTGCTCCGCAGGGTCTGCGCGGATGCGGGTGTGGAAGCCCGAGCCCTCGTGCATCCCGCGCGTGTGGCTCTCACAGGGAAGACCGCGGGCCCAGGCCTCTTCGAGCTCATGGAAGTCCTGGGAGCAGAGCGTGTGCTGGAACGGCTGCGTCGCGCCGCAGCGCTGGCGGCGGGAGACGGACGCGCAGGGGTCTGA
- a CDS encoding ribose-phosphate pyrophosphokinase — translation MDATDYGKLKLFCGSSVPTLAREIADYLAIPQGQVTLARFADGEVYCRFEENARGEDAFVVQSTCHPVNEHLMELLIMVDALRRASAGRITAVIPYYGYGRKDKKDAPREPITGRLVADLLTTAGVNRVLTVDLHAGQIEGFFTIPVDHLRALPLFSDYLARKGLTNGVVVAPDDGAVRRSKQLADRLDMPLAVIFQRRVGTDAKEPIQVVGEVQGRTPILIEDIIDTAGTVDRAMDVLLAQGCVPEIYVCATHPVFAGPAFDRLSRPEIREVIVTNTIPFPAGGPPAKVTLLSAAPLLAEAIRRIHLNQSVSLLFV, via the coding sequence GTGGATGCTACCGACTACGGGAAGCTAAAGCTCTTCTGCGGCAGCTCGGTACCCACCCTGGCCCGGGAGATCGCCGACTACCTGGCTATCCCCCAGGGTCAGGTGACGTTGGCGCGCTTCGCCGACGGAGAGGTCTACTGCCGCTTCGAGGAGAACGCGCGCGGCGAGGACGCATTCGTGGTTCAATCCACCTGCCACCCGGTCAACGAGCACCTGATGGAGCTCCTGATCATGGTGGACGCGCTCCGACGCGCCTCGGCCGGGCGCATCACGGCCGTGATTCCCTACTACGGCTACGGCCGGAAGGACAAGAAGGACGCACCGCGTGAGCCGATTACCGGGCGGCTCGTGGCGGATCTGCTTACGACGGCCGGCGTGAACCGCGTCCTGACGGTAGACCTGCATGCAGGGCAGATCGAGGGCTTCTTCACCATTCCGGTGGACCATCTGCGTGCGCTTCCCCTGTTCTCGGACTACCTGGCTCGCAAGGGCCTGACCAACGGCGTGGTGGTGGCGCCGGACGACGGCGCGGTGCGCCGCAGCAAGCAACTCGCAGACCGGCTGGACATGCCCCTGGCTGTGATCTTTCAACGGCGCGTGGGTACCGATGCCAAGGAGCCGATACAGGTTGTGGGTGAAGTCCAGGGGCGGACGCCAATACTCATAGAGGACATCATTGATACCGCCGGGACCGTGGACCGGGCCATGGACGTGCTGCTCGCGCAGGGCTGCGTGCCCGAGATCTACGTCTGCGCGACGCACCCGGTATTCGCGGGTCCTGCGTTTGATCGCCTGTCCCGCCCCGAGATCCGCGAGGTGATCGTCACGAACACGATCCCGTTCCCCGCAGGTGGGCCGCCCGCAAAGGTCACCCTGCTCTCGGCGGCGCCTCTGCTGGCGGAGGCGATCCGCCGCATCCACCTGAACCAGTCCGTCAGTTTGCTGTTCGTCTGA
- a CDS encoding stage V sporulation protein S, with the protein MTEVLKVSADSKPKAVAGAVAAVVREKGSVEIQAIGAGAVNQAVKAIAISRGYVAPNGIDLVAIPAFVKVEIDGEERTAIKFLIVPR; encoded by the coding sequence ATGACGGAGGTGCTCAAGGTCTCCGCGGACTCCAAGCCGAAGGCAGTGGCAGGGGCAGTGGCCGCAGTTGTGCGGGAGAAGGGCTCGGTCGAGATACAGGCCATAGGCGCCGGCGCTGTGAACCAGGCGGTCAAGGCGATCGCGATCTCCCGGGGATACGTAGCGCCTAACGGGATAGACCTCGTGGCCATCCCGGCATTTGTCAAGGTCGAGATAGACGGGGAGGAGCGGACCGCGATCAAGTTCCTCATTGTGCCGCGGTAG